Proteins from one Faecalibacterium sp. I3-3-33 genomic window:
- a CDS encoding RnfABCDGE type electron transport complex subunit C, translated as MLNKLKRAALGAHTPHDKATAASKPVPMPLPAQVRILMSQHIGAPAKALVKKGDEVFVGTKIGEAGGFVSANIHSSVSGMVAAVEAFRLSNGRMCDSVVIKTDGKQTVDPAVKAPEVTDKASFLAAVRECGLVGLGGAGFPTDVKLQPKQPVDTLLINASECEVWLTSDTQEMLECSDDIIRGIKAVLQYTGIPKCIIGIENNKPECIDLLCKKTKDDSAIEVKPLPSVYGTGAELILIEKCLGREVPHGGLPADAGAIVMNVTSVSTLGKYLATGMPVVQRTITVDGDACAKPQNVVVPVGTAYQDILDYVGVKGELGKVVAGGAMMGPAVENLSYPTTKTTSGLILLSKAAAQPAQVNPCIRCGRCVEYCPMGLEPVEVNQAYAARDVQELGKLHADYCFNCGSCSFVCPAKRPVTQMMSLAKAFYLGEIKKGGNK; from the coding sequence ATGTTGAACAAGCTGAAACGTGCGGCGCTTGGCGCGCATACGCCGCATGACAAGGCAACTGCTGCAAGCAAACCTGTCCCGATGCCTCTGCCCGCGCAGGTACGCATCCTTATGAGCCAGCACATTGGCGCACCCGCCAAGGCACTGGTGAAAAAAGGCGATGAAGTGTTCGTCGGCACCAAGATCGGTGAGGCGGGCGGCTTTGTCTCCGCAAACATCCACTCCAGCGTTTCCGGTATGGTAGCTGCAGTGGAAGCTTTCCGTCTGTCCAATGGCCGTATGTGCGATTCTGTTGTCATCAAGACCGATGGCAAGCAGACCGTAGACCCGGCCGTCAAGGCACCGGAAGTCACCGATAAGGCAAGCTTCCTTGCTGCCGTGCGCGAGTGCGGTCTGGTCGGTCTGGGCGGCGCAGGCTTCCCCACCGATGTGAAGCTGCAGCCCAAGCAGCCGGTGGATACTTTACTGATCAACGCCTCCGAGTGCGAGGTGTGGCTGACCAGCGATACGCAGGAGATGCTGGAGTGCAGCGATGATATCATCCGCGGCATCAAGGCTGTGCTGCAGTATACCGGCATCCCGAAGTGCATCATTGGTATTGAGAACAACAAGCCCGAGTGCATCGACCTGCTGTGCAAAAAGACCAAGGACGACAGCGCTATTGAGGTAAAGCCCCTGCCCAGTGTCTACGGCACCGGCGCAGAGCTGATCCTGATCGAGAAGTGCCTCGGCCGCGAGGTGCCCCACGGCGGTCTGCCCGCTGATGCAGGCGCTATCGTGATGAACGTGACCAGCGTTTCCACGCTGGGCAAGTATCTGGCTACCGGTATGCCGGTGGTCCAGCGTACCATCACCGTGGACGGCGATGCCTGCGCAAAGCCCCAGAACGTTGTTGTGCCCGTGGGCACCGCCTATCAGGACATTCTGGACTATGTGGGCGTCAAGGGCGAACTGGGCAAGGTGGTTGCCGGCGGTGCCATGATGGGCCCCGCTGTGGAGAACCTTTCCTACCCCACCACCAAGACCACTTCCGGTCTGATCCTGCTGAGCAAGGCAGCTGCACAGCCCGCACAGGTCAACCCCTGCATCCGCTGCGGCCGCTGCGTGGAGTACTGCCCCATGGGTCTGGAGCCTGTGGAGGTCAATCAGGCCTACGCCGCCCGCGATGTGCAGGAGCTGGGCAAGCTGCACGCTGACTACTGCTTCAACTGCGGCAGCTGCTCCTTCGTCTGCCCGGCAAAGCGCCCGGTCACCCAGATGATGAGTCTGGCCAAGGCCTTCTATCTTGGCGAAATCAAAAAAGGAGGCAATAAGTAA
- a CDS encoding RnfABCDGE type electron transport complex subunit D: protein MDTKLIVSASPHVRSDETTQSLMANVIVALCPCVVASAIIFGVRALLVTAVSVVACVVFEWLYCKLLKRANPISDLSAVVTGIILAMNVPVGMPIGQLIIGDLVAIIVVKQLFGGIGMNFANPALVGRIVLFISFAGSMNKWVFPDAAVDQLSKATPLAVADPSKLSLLDLFMGIHGGVLGETCALAIVLGLIYLVATKTISIAIPASYVGSVFVFYLIATKDLHSALVAVLSGGLLFGAVFMATDYVTSPFTLKGKLVYGVCLGIVTFAIRYWGSYTEGVSFALLFMNLWVPYINDLTRQTPYGYVKPAKKAKEGAGK, encoded by the coding sequence ATGGATACGAAGCTTATTGTTTCGGCTTCCCCGCACGTCCGCAGTGACGAGACCACCCAGAGCCTGATGGCCAACGTGATCGTTGCACTGTGCCCCTGCGTGGTTGCCTCTGCGATCATTTTCGGCGTGCGCGCCCTGCTGGTCACCGCCGTTTCCGTGGTAGCCTGTGTGGTCTTTGAGTGGCTGTACTGCAAGCTGCTGAAGCGTGCAAACCCCATCAGCGACCTGTCCGCTGTGGTCACCGGCATCATTCTGGCTATGAACGTGCCTGTGGGTATGCCCATCGGTCAGCTGATCATCGGCGATCTGGTGGCCATCATCGTTGTCAAGCAGCTGTTCGGCGGCATTGGCATGAACTTTGCAAACCCCGCTCTGGTGGGCCGTATCGTGCTGTTCATCAGCTTTGCCGGCTCCATGAATAAGTGGGTGTTCCCGGATGCAGCAGTGGATCAGCTGTCCAAGGCTACCCCGCTGGCTGTGGCAGATCCTTCCAAGCTGAGCCTGCTGGACCTGTTCATGGGCATCCACGGCGGTGTGCTGGGCGAGACCTGCGCACTGGCCATCGTGCTGGGTCTTATCTATCTGGTGGCTACCAAGACCATCAGCATCGCCATCCCGGCTTCCTACGTTGGCAGCGTGTTCGTGTTCTACCTGATCGCTACCAAGGATCTGCACAGCGCACTGGTTGCCGTGCTGAGCGGCGGCCTGCTGTTCGGTGCTGTGTTCATGGCTACCGACTACGTTACCAGCCCCTTTACCCTGAAGGGCAAGCTGGTGTACGGCGTTTGCCTTGGCATCGTTACCTTTGCCATCCGCTACTGGGGCAGCTACACCGAGGGCGTGTCCTTCGCACTGCTGTTCATGAACCTGTGGGTCCCGTACATCAATGATCTGACCCGTCAGACCCCGTATGGCTATGTGAAGCCTGCAAAGAAAGCGAAGGAGGGTGCTGGCAAATGA
- a CDS encoding FMN-binding protein, whose protein sequence is MSKTANSSWETTGKPIVVLTVISLIVSLLLALVNGMTAPVIKENTRRTTLAAYVSVMPSVSDAATLEEVTDYTTANVTGVVKAPDGGIAIKAEEKGFDGGILTVIMGFDANGAETGIWVDASTQTKGIGSNVSTDDFLAQFNGMDGTKNIVMNQDFDAYSGATISSTALFAAINDCINCFNELA, encoded by the coding sequence ATGAGTAAGACTGCAAATTCCAGCTGGGAAACCACCGGTAAGCCCATCGTTGTGCTGACCGTCATCTCTCTGATCGTCAGCCTGCTGCTGGCTCTGGTGAACGGCATGACCGCTCCCGTTATCAAGGAGAACACCCGCCGCACCACGCTGGCTGCTTATGTCAGCGTGATGCCCTCTGTTTCTGACGCAGCTACGCTGGAGGAAGTTACCGATTACACCACCGCCAACGTTACCGGCGTGGTAAAGGCTCCGGACGGCGGCATTGCCATCAAGGCCGAGGAAAAGGGCTTTGACGGCGGCATCCTGACCGTCATCATGGGCTTCGACGCCAACGGCGCCGAGACCGGCATCTGGGTGGACGCTTCTACCCAGACCAAGGGCATCGGCTCCAATGTGTCCACCGATGACTTCCTGGCACAGTTCAACGGCATGGACGGCACCAAGAACATTGTGATGAATCAGGATTTCGATGCGTACAGTGGCGCAACCATTTCGTCCACCGCTCTGTTTGCTGCCATCAATGATTGTATCAACTGCTTCAACGAGCTGGCATAA
- the rsxE gene encoding electron transport complex subunit RsxE: protein MAQENKSKVSILTNGIIKENPVLRLVLGTCSILAVTTAVSSALGMGAAFTFVLVCSNIMISLLRKVIPGKVHLPCYIVIIAGFVTIVQMFMQAYMESLYNALGVFLPLIVVNCIILGRAEMFACKNNVVDSALDGVGMGLGYTLTATLMASIREILGSGTWLGFQIIPESVAKMSIMTQAPGAFFCYGILMAGCIWLEGKLDARIERKSCCDLDNLKKEAE, encoded by the coding sequence ATGGCACAAGAAAATAAGTCCAAGGTAAGCATCCTTACCAACGGCATCATCAAAGAAAACCCTGTTCTGCGTCTGGTTCTGGGCACCTGCTCCATTCTGGCCGTTACCACGGCAGTTTCCAGCGCACTGGGCATGGGCGCCGCCTTCACCTTCGTGCTGGTGTGCTCCAATATCATGATCTCCCTGCTGCGGAAAGTCATCCCCGGCAAGGTGCATCTGCCCTGCTACATCGTTATCATTGCAGGCTTTGTGACCATCGTGCAGATGTTCATGCAGGCCTACATGGAAAGCCTGTACAACGCTCTGGGCGTGTTCCTGCCCCTGATCGTTGTCAACTGTATCATTCTGGGCCGTGCCGAGATGTTCGCCTGCAAGAACAATGTGGTGGATTCCGCACTGGACGGCGTGGGCATGGGTCTCGGCTACACCCTCACCGCTACTCTGATGGCCTCCATCCGTGAGATTCTGGGCAGCGGCACCTGGCTGGGCTTCCAGATCATTCCGGAAAGCGTTGCCAAGATGTCCATCATGACGCAGGCTCCCGGTGCATTCTTCTGCTACGGCATCCTGATGGCAGGCTGCATCTGGCTGGAAGGCAAGCTGGACGCCCGTATCGAGCGCAAGAGCTGCTGTGATCTTGACAATCTGAAGAAGGAGGCGGAATAA
- a CDS encoding electron transport complex protein RnfA yields MLVKLAAIFFSMILVNNYVLVKFYGICPFLGVSKKLDSAVGMSGAVIFVMFMATAVTFPIQIFILDPAGLSYLQTIVFILVIAVLVQFIEIFLKKYVVALYNSLGVYLPLITTNCCVLAVTILVVGDYGADVAAHGFGYAYIEALICAIGAGCGFMLAMVMFSGVRKRVEACDPPAPFKGLPITLIAAAITSLSFMGFGGIVENLFNVTL; encoded by the coding sequence ATGCTCGTCAAACTCGCTGCGATCTTCTTCAGCATGATCCTTGTCAACAACTATGTGCTGGTGAAGTTCTACGGTATCTGCCCGTTCCTGGGCGTTTCCAAAAAGCTGGATTCCGCTGTTGGTATGTCCGGTGCTGTCATCTTCGTCATGTTCATGGCAACGGCCGTTACCTTCCCCATCCAGATCTTCATTCTGGACCCGGCTGGTCTGAGCTACCTGCAGACCATCGTGTTCATTCTGGTCATCGCTGTGCTGGTGCAGTTCATCGAGATCTTCCTCAAGAAGTACGTCGTTGCACTGTATAACTCGCTGGGCGTTTATCTGCCCCTGATCACCACCAACTGCTGCGTGCTGGCTGTTACCATTCTGGTCGTGGGCGACTACGGCGCAGATGTGGCTGCACACGGTTTCGGCTACGCCTACATCGAGGCTCTGATCTGCGCCATCGGCGCAGGCTGCGGCTTTATGCTGGCTATGGTCATGTTCAGCGGCGTGCGTAAGCGCGTGGAAGCCTGCGATCCCCCGGCACCCTTCAAGGGCCTGCCCATCACCCTGATCGCAGCTGCAATCACCAGCCTGTCCTTCATGGGCTTCGGCGGCATCGTCGAAAACCTGTTCAATGTTACGCTGTAA